Proteins from a single region of Punica granatum isolate Tunisia-2019 chromosome 8, ASM765513v2, whole genome shotgun sequence:
- the LOC116188386 gene encoding F-box/LRR-repeat protein At4g14103-like produces MAEKKRVRWAQCSDILPEDRLSLLPDDILIDNILSLLPTEEAARTSILARRWRFLWLGSPSLDLDASRKVALNRPIGKGKLVGGRVAFEYVKWVDRVIGGYWGSAALSRFRVRFQLDDTFSHKIDSWLNFALGKGVQVLELDCHQNYGCNVTPYTFPSIQPHLLLNLRLLKSLSLKDVFISTDCLEHLLLESEFLERLQLSCSFPDSKVNVTGPMSRLKYIDISECTFVSSIMISAPTPDLVSFKCPGGLKMLHVEHAPRLVDLLIDGFHDDFDLLSHPLFRYISQLQSLRLDTFYWHMVPHWLPHLPDLSGLKHLSLTLGGFNDMHTLHGVTSLIKAAPCLQHLTLDVDHLDEWLITSKESANLHHQFLRVIEFVRFTGRKVEYSLAAYLIKGVVSLQKLIVDCRNPSFIEGCNFSRGINRAIRGRRKRAFELNRTLPSELKQMLPSEVELAVIQFQDRY; encoded by the exons ATggcagaaaagaaaagggtaaGGTGGGCTCAGTGTTCGGACATCTTACCG gaggatcGGTTGAGCCTCTTGCCAGATGACATCCTTATTGACAATATCCTGTCGCTCTTACCAACGGAAGAAGCAGCGAGAACTAGCATCCTGGCACGTAGATGGAGGTTTCTCTGGTTGGGCTCACCGAGCTTGGATTTGGACGCCTCGAGAAAGGTTGCATTGAATCGTCCTATCGGGAAAGGAAAACTAGTGGGCGGCAGAGTGGCATTCGAGTATGTCAAGTGGGTAGACCGAGTCATCGGCGGTTACTGGGGTTCGGCCGCTCTAAGTCGCTTCCGTGTTCGCTTCCAGTTGGATGATACCTTCTCGCACAAAATCGACTCCTGGCTTAACTTCGCCCTAGGGAAGGGAGTGCAGGTGCTTGAGCTTGACTGCCATCAGAATTACGGATGCAACGTTACTCCCTACACATTCCCCTCGATTCAGCCCCATCTTCTTCTTAATCTTAGACTACTAAAATCCCTCTCCCTTAAAGATGTATTCATAAGTACCGATTGTCTGGAGCATCTCTTGTTGGAGAGTGAGTTCCTGGAGAGACTACAGTTGAGCTGTAGTTTCCCAGACTCGAAGGTCAATGTCACAGGTCCCATGTCGAGATTGAAATACATTGATATATCGGAGTGCACTTTTGTGAGCTCGATCATGATATCAGCCCCTACTCCTGACCTTGTTTCATTCAAATGCCCGGGTGGCCTAAAGATGTTGCACGTCGAGCATGCACCACGGCTTGTTGATCTGCTCATCGATGGATTTCATGACGATTTCGATCTTCTTTCCCACCCACTGTTTCGCTACATTTCCCAGCTCCAGTCCCTTCGACTGGACACATTCTATTGGCACATG GTACCACATTGGTTGCCTCATCTTCCTGACCTAAGCGGTCTGAAGCACCTGTCCTTGACATTAGGAGGATTTAATGATATGCACACTCTCCACGGAGTGACTTCTCTGATAAAGGCCGCCCCGTGCTTGCAACATCTTACGCTGGAT GTGGATCACCTCGATGAATGGCTAATCACAAGCAAGGAGTCAGCTAACTTGCATCATCAATTTCTACGGGTGATAGAATTTGTACGATTTACTGGGCGCAAAGTGGAGTATAGCCTTGCAGCATACTTGATCAAGGGTGTTGTATCACTTCAAAAGCTTATCGTCGATTGTCGGAACCCATCATTCATTGAAGGATGCAATTTTAGTCGTGGTATAAATAGAGCAATAAGAGGGAGGAGAAAACGTGCCTTTGAGCTCAACCGAACGCTACCATCCGAGCTCAAGCAAATGCTACCATCCGAGGTGGAGCTGGCGGTAATCCAATTTCAAGATAGATATTGA